The DNA sequence AAGCGTGTCGCAGAGCCTTATTTTGATCGGTATCTTTGCATCCTCGGACATGCTCATAAGGGCCTGGGCAAAGGGCACACAGAACCCGTATATGTCCGCCCTCGTGATATCCTCAAAATGGCACCGCGGTGCAATACCGTGTGATAAGGCATTCTCGACGATCTTAACGTACTCCCTGAAGACCTGGGATCTCGTCTTTTTCAATTTTAAAAAGATATGATAGTCGGAAGCGCTTGTCAGGATCCCTGTCTCACGTAAGCCAAGGTCTTTAACGAGCTGCAGGTCATCCTTGTTCGCCCTTATCCAGCCCGTTATTTCAGGGTACTTATAGCCTTTTTCGAGGCATTTCTCCACAGCATCCCTGTCCTTTTCAGTATAAAGGAAAAACTCGCTTTGCCTGATGACGCCGTTGGGGCCGCCGAGCCTGTGCATCATCTCATAGAGGTCTTCGATCTGTTTTACTGTAAAGGGCGGCCTTGACTGCTGGCCGTCGCGAAAGGTCGTATCCGTTATGTAGATGTCCTCCGGCGGATCGATAAGCTCTAGCTTGTGATCAAACTTTACCTTGCAGACCTCGGTAAAAGGAAAGACCTCCCTGTAAAATTCAGGGGTGTCGACATCGATCAAAGGGTATTTTGCGCTCTTCACGGTATTCTTAAAGATAAAACCTTTTTTCTTTTTCTTCACATTATCCTCCTGCGGGCACGGATTACTTTACGATGGTCTTTATCTTCAGTTCATTCAGTTGTTTCTGCCCGATATTCGACGGCGCGCCGGTCATGAGACATGTCCCCTTCTGGGTCTTCGGAAAGGGGATGACATCCCTGATGCTTCCAAGCCCCAGGAACATCATTAATATCCTGTCAAATCCAAAGGCAATGCCGCCGTGCGGAGGTGCTCCCATTTCCAGGGCCTCGAGGAGAAAACCGAACTTCTCCACAGCATCTTCTTCCCTGATGTTCAACAACCTGAACATCTCCATCTGTTCATCCATCGTGTAATTCCTGATGCTCCCGCCGCCTATCTCAACGCCATTCAGGACAAGGTCGTACGCCCTCGCAATGATCGACTCATAGTCACCGTTAAAATTCCGGATACTTTCTTTCGGTGATGTGAAAGGATGGTGCCTTGCCACGAACCTCTTTTCTTCCTCACTGTACTCAAGGAGTGGAAAATCAATAACCCAGAGGAATTTGTCCAGTTCTTTGTTGATCAGCCCGAACTTTTCTCCTATGTATAGCCTGAATCTCCCCATCACATCGTTCGCCTTGTTTTTCTTGTCTGCCACGATAAACAGAACATCTCCGTTCGAAAGATCAAAGGTCTCAGACAATGATGCTTTTTCTTCATCCTTTAAGAACTTCACGATAGGGGATTGGAGCATATCGTTCTCTTTCCTGATCCAGATAAGGCCGCCTGCGCCCATATCCTTTGCTGTATCAACGGCGGTGTCGAGGTCCTTTCGCGACAAGATCCTGCCTTTCAGGACAAGCCCTTTGATTATCCCGCCTTCATCGATGGTTTTCCTGAAAACACCAAATTCAGTTCCCTGAAAGATACCTGTAATATCCGACAACGGGAGATCGAAACGCAGATCGGGTTTGTCGGTACCGTACAGCTCCATCGCGTCGGCGTACTTCATCCTCGGGATCGGAAGATCCACAGGCGTTCCTTTTAATTCTTTGTAAAGCGACATAATGAGACCTTCGCTTGTTGCAAGAACATCATCGACGTCAACAAAGCTCATCTCCATGTCGATCTGCGTAAACTCAGGCTGCCTGTCAGCCCGCAGGTCCTCGTCCCTGAAGCACCGCACGATCTGAAAATACCGGTCGAAACCGCCTATCATCAATATCTGTTTAAAAAGCTGTGGTGATTGCGGCAGGGCATAGAACATCCCGGTATTTAACCTGCTGGGGACGATGAAATCCCGCGCACCTTCAGGCGTGCTCTTGGTAAGAAACGGTGTCTCAAATTCAAAAAAACCTTTCTCTGTCAGATAATCACGGGTGACCTTGTATGCCTTATGCCGCGCAATGAATATCTTCTGTATCTCAGGCCTTCTCAGGTCTAAGTAGCGATATTTCAGACGCAGGGATTCATTGGGTTCCTCTTCATCAAGCTGGAAAGGCAGTGTCTTTGAGGTATTCAGGACTTCAAAGGAATGGACCAGCACCTCGACCTCACCGGTGGGTATATTCGGGTTTTCGGTTTCCGGCGGCCTCTTTTCGACCTTACCGGTAACCTTCAAAACATATTCCTGTTTGATGTCCCCTGCCCTCTCGTGTGCCTCTTGCGATATCTCAGGTGAAAATACGACCTGCACGATCCCGGTTATGTCCCGGAGGTCAACGAATATAAGACCGCCGTGATCTCTTCGTCTAAAAACCCATCCGGCAAGGTTGATCATCCTGCCTATATCGTCCCTGGAAACCAATCCGCAATGTTTATCTCTCACTGTCTACCCCTTTCAAAAGTCTATTATTATATATGTTTAAGACAGCTTAAGTCAAGGCTTATGCGTTGGAGGGAGGATTTGGCTTATTTCTGACAGATCAGCTTTTGACCTGGTTCAGAAGCTCGTAGACTTTTATCTTTTCTAATGCTGCATCGATCTCATATTCGCCGATTTCACGTACATCGAGTCTCGATTGAGCCGCTTTACGGGTCCTTTCACTGATAAGGATGCCGTTCGTTAAAGGTTTTACGATATCCTGGAGTCTGAAGACCGTATTCACTACATCACCTATCACCGTGTAGTCCATCTTTTTTTCAAAACCGATGTTACCGATAACCGCCTCACCCGTATGTATCGCTATGCCCATAGATAATGGCGCGCCTACCTCTTTCTCGAAGTAATCACTGACCGGCTCTATCGCTTTCTTCATGTCCAGCGCTGCTGCCATCGCGTTGTCCGCATCAGATACGCTTGAGACCGGCGCTCCGAATATTGCAAGGAAACCGTCGCCCAGATACTTGTCCACGATCCCCAGGTGCCTGAATATGATATCTCCCATGATCGCAAAAAAATAGTTGATCATCGGAACGGTTCTATGGGGACCGATTGTCTTGGCGAGCTTCGAGAAACCCCTGATATCGATATTGAGGAATGTTAATGTTCTGAACTCATCAAGCAAGGGCTTGCCTGTTGCTTCACCGTGGATGATCTTGTCTACGATCTCTTTTGGGACAAACTTCTGAAAGATCTGACGGATACCCCTTTCATGCTCTGTCATCGAGACGGTTGCCTGGTAAAGCCTTGCATTTTCGATGGCAATAATGAGAGACGAAATAATGGATTGGAGGAGTTTCTCATCGCTGTCGCTGAAGTTACCGTCACGTTTATTGAGCAG is a window from the Syntrophorhabdaceae bacterium genome containing:
- the aspS gene encoding aspartate--tRNA ligase, producing MRDKHCGLVSRDDIGRMINLAGWVFRRRDHGGLIFVDLRDITGIVQVVFSPEISQEAHERAGDIKQEYVLKVTGKVEKRPPETENPNIPTGEVEVLVHSFEVLNTSKTLPFQLDEEEPNESLRLKYRYLDLRRPEIQKIFIARHKAYKVTRDYLTEKGFFEFETPFLTKSTPEGARDFIVPSRLNTGMFYALPQSPQLFKQILMIGGFDRYFQIVRCFRDEDLRADRQPEFTQIDMEMSFVDVDDVLATSEGLIMSLYKELKGTPVDLPIPRMKYADAMELYGTDKPDLRFDLPLSDITGIFQGTEFGVFRKTIDEGGIIKGLVLKGRILSRKDLDTAVDTAKDMGAGGLIWIRKENDMLQSPIVKFLKDEEKASLSETFDLSNGDVLFIVADKKNKANDVMGRFRLYIGEKFGLINKELDKFLWVIDFPLLEYSEEEKRFVARHHPFTSPKESIRNFNGDYESIIARAYDLVLNGVEIGGGSIRNYTMDEQMEMFRLLNIREEDAVEKFGFLLEALEMGAPPHGGIAFGFDRILMMFLGLGSIRDVIPFPKTQKGTCLMTGAPSNIGQKQLNELKIKTIVK